A region of Haliotis asinina isolate JCU_RB_2024 chromosome 7, JCU_Hal_asi_v2, whole genome shotgun sequence DNA encodes the following proteins:
- the LOC137291419 gene encoding rho-associated protein kinase 2-like: protein MVMSDTDYKRRLASLEEKMRNPNSEINVDGLLDSITALVADLDHTAIRRNKNVEHFLLRYGKTVDLLKKLRMKADDFDVIKVIGRGAFGEVQLVRHKRAKKVYAMKLLSKYEMLKRSDSAFFWEEREIMANANSEWIVQLHYAFQDGRFLYMVMDYMPGGDLVNLMSNYDVPEKWAKFYCAEVVLSLDAIHSMGFVHRDVKPDNMLLDAAGHLKLADFGTCMRMDADGLVRSDTAVGTPDYISPEVLKSQGGEGLYGRECDWWSVGVFLYEMLVGDTPFYADSLVGTYGKIMDHARSLQFPPDVDMSDQAKSIICAFLTDRTERLGRNGVDEIKRHPFFRDENWTWDSIRQSAPPVVPELSSDIDTSNFDDIEKEDTPQENFQPLKAFAGNHLPFIGFTYNKEYQLLCTGSSPQSAVCVPGTSSGGGDDGSRHLENQLKQLMASKDDIEKKYRNAVEDLNRASQEESMAKKELTQMERTMAMIKHDMKELQRKLDLETEAKSKAENLLREQSKKLEHEQTYRAQMASSSMQNNEKVASLERTVTDITDKLRAESENTNKFKRMHTELQQRYTVTEQSYADLNNKYMEVVNTRQNMERELVTLQAALDQERNNRNHESEHTMELSDRIRALQNEKDRLMEKERVNGQELQKKQSIVVQLEKRVANVELERDNFYRKLEAEIQSHKETVARYNADKKNILMSTEEANMEAMKDMQSKLDHERVVRQNMEQRCLESEKRNSELTVDLTQLQQRITSLQAELRTETEKCRNLGLQVEQEVQRRNLMQGDFKTQNQELTKAKAKEKQLLKEIADYREDKRNMEEDMRKKSDDASVNDLQLKEISEQLEAESYFSSLYKTQVKELKEDLSEKKQQIQDLNNDIHTLTVEKDHCLAQLQLAMTKADSEQLARTIAEEQLSDVEKEKTMLELEIKELMSRHKSELNKKEFNLSQIEESKRDYVNNIEKLKQENDDLNMRIKKMSDEAQNSKQSEWEKMKKQLDEERMKKIQAVNKLAEIMNRKEYQPHKSSKASAADVKKKEKELRKLQQELTMEKEKYNQMVAKMQRDISDSQQIVYEESQLRQKLAMEMDAKDSEIEMLRQKLSVANMDAASVNSGSMEETVSEENQDSHMEGWLAVPSRSNIKKYGWKKSYVVISSRKVLFYNSEADKMNSAPSVILDIDKLFHVRPVTQGDVYRADAKDVPRIFQILYATEGESAIRKPEEDQSQDRAGVLCYKGHDFIPLHFRTPTTCDSCNKPVWHMLHPPPALECKRCHVKVHKDHFDKNEEFIAYCKVTYDSSIQAKEMILLAESSEKQKLWVQHLSKKVSKKGIVSSGNLGTLRGTKQYSSYGPQQRGHAMASKSATLPANPRS, encoded by the exons GACAGTATAACAGCTCTGGTTGCCGATCTAGATCATACAGCCATCAGGCGGAATAAGAATGTGGAACATTTCCTTCTCCGAT atggaaaaacGGTAGACTTATTAAAGAAACTTCGTATGAAAGCAGACGATTTTGATGTGATCAAAGTTATAGGTCGTGGTGCCTTTGGTGAAGTACAGTTG GTACGACATAAAAGGGCTAAGAAGGTGTATGCAATGAAGTTGCTCAGTAAATATGAAATG TTGAAGCGATCCGACTCAGCTTTCTTCTGGGAAGAGCGTGAAATTATGGCAAATGCCAACAGCGAGTGGATTGTCCAG CTTCACTATGCATTCCAAGATGGCCGCTTCCTGTATATGGTGATGGACTACATGCCTGGAGGCGACCTGGTCAACCTCATGAGTAACTATGATGTACCGGAGAAGTGGGCAAAGTTCTACTGTGCTGAAGTTGTCCTGTCCCTAGATGCCATTCACTCCATGGGATTCGTACACAG GGACGTGAAGCCAGACAACATGTTGCTGGACGCAGCTGGTCATCTCAAACTGGCTGACTTTGGCACCTGTATGAGGATGGATGCT GATGGGCTGGTTCGGTCGGACACTGCTGTAGGAACACCAGACTATATCTCCCCAGAGGTGCTCAAGTCACAAGGCGGCGAGGGCCTGTACGGCCGCGAGTGTGACTGGTGGTCAGTTGGGGTCTTCCTCTATGAGATGCTCGTTG GTGACACACCTTTCTATGCTGACTCCCTCGTGGGCACTTATGGCAAGATCATGGACCATGCCCGATCTCTGCAATTTCCTCCTGATGTGGACATGTCGGACCAAGCTAAGAGTATTATATGTGCCTTCCTTACTGATAG AACAGAAAGGTTGGGACGAAATGGTGTAGATGAAATCAAAAGACATCCCTTCTTCAGAGACGAGAACTGGACATGGGATAGTATAAGACAAA GTGCTCCGCCTGTTGTTCCTGAGCTTTCAAGTGATATAGACACCAGCAACTTCGATGACATCGAGAAAGAGGACACACCACAAGAAAACTTCCAGCCACTGAAAGCATTTGCTGGCAACCATCTACCTTTCATAGGATTTACATATAACAAGGAATACCA ATTGTTGTGCACTGGATCATCTCCACAA TCTGCAGTTTGTGTTCCCGGGACCAGCAGTGGTGGAGGAGATGATGGTTCTCGGCACCTGGAGAACCAACTTAAACAACTCATGGCATCCAAGGATGACATTGAGAAAAAATATAG GAATGCTGTGGAGGATCTGAACAGAGCGTCCCAGGAGGAGTCTATGGCCAAGAAGGAGCTGACGCAGATGGAGAGAACAATGGCCATGATCAAACATGACATGAAGGAG CTTCAAAGGAAACTGGATTTGGAGACTGAGGCCAAATCGAAAGCTGAGAATCTGTTGAGAGAACAATCCAAGAAACTGGAACATGAGCAGACGTATCGTGCCCAGATGGCCTCCAGCAGCATGCAGAACAACGAGAAGGTTGCCAGTCTGGAGAGAACG GTTACAGACATAACTGATAAGTTACGAGCAGAATCAGAGAACACCAACAAATTCAAGAGAATGCACACTGAGTTACAGCAG CGCTACACTGTGACGGAACAGAGCTATGCAGACCTCAACAACAAGTACATGGAGGTGGTCAACACCAGGCAGAACATGGAGCGAGAACTGGTGACTCTCCAGGCAGCCTTGGACCAGGAACGCAACAACCGCAACCATGAGTCAGAACACACCATGGAACTCAGTG ATCGGATCCGTGCGCTGCAGAATGAGAAGGACAGGCTGATGGAAAAGGAGCGTGTAAATGGTCAGGAGCTGCAGAAAAAACAGAGCATTGTTGTACAATTAGAAAAG AGAGTGGCCAATGTGGAACTTGAGAGAGACAACTTCTACCGCAAGCTGGAGGCAGAGATCCAGTCTCACAAGGAGACTGTGGCTCGCTACAATGCTGACAAGAAGAATATCCTCATGTCTACGGAAGAAGCCAACATGGAGGCCATGAAAG ATATGCAGAGCAAGCTGGACCATGAACGGGTGGTGCGTCAGAACATGGAGCAGCGCTGTCTTGAAAGTGAGAAGAGGAACAGTGAGCTGACAGTTGATCTGACACAGTTACAGCAGAGGATTACGTCATTACAAGCTGAACTCCGTACAGAAACAGAGAAG TGCCGGAACTTAGGCTTACAGGTTGAACAGGAGGTTCAGAGGAGGAACCTCATGCAGGGAGATTTCAAGACACAGAACCAAGAGCTTACAAAAGCCAAGGCCAAAGAAAAACAGCTGTTGAAG GAAATAGCTGACTACCGGGAAGACAAGAGGAACATGGAAGAAGACATGAGGAAGAAGTCTGA TGATGCCTCTGTTAATGACCTGCAGTTAAAGGAAATCAGTGAACAGCTGGAAGCTGAAAGCTACTTCTCT TCTCTGTACAAGACGCAAGTGAAGGAGCTGAAGGAAGACCTGAGTGAgaagaaacaacaaatacagGATCTCAACAACGACATCCACACACTGACTGTAGAGAA GGACCACTGCTTGGCACAGTTACAGCTGGCTATGACAAAGGCGGACTCAGAGCAGCTGGCACGGACCATTGCCGAGGAGCAACTGTCAGATGTGGAGAAGGAGAAGACTATGTTGGAGCTAGAGATCAAGGAACTCATGTCCAGACACAAGTCTGAGCTCAACAAGAAGGAGTTCAATCTCAGTCAG ATCGAGGAGTCCAAGAGGGACTATGTCAACAACATTGAGAAGTTGAAGCAGGAGAACGATGATCTGAACATGAGGATCAAGAAAATGTCTGACG AGGCACAAAATTCCAAGCAGTCAGAATGGGAGAAGATGAAGAAACAGCTGGATGAAGAAAGGATGAAGAAAATCCAGGCTGTGAACAAGTTGGCTGAGATCATGAACCGCAAGGAGTACCAGCCCCACAAGTCCAGCAAGGCAAGTGCAGCAGATGTCAAGAAGAAGGAGAAGGAGTTGAGGAAACTACAGCAGGAGCTCACCATG GAAAAGGAGAAGTACAACCAGATGGTGGCCAAGATGCAGCGGGACATCTCCGACTCCCAGCAGATAGTGTACGAGGAGAGCCAACTCCGCCAGAAGCTTGCCATGGAGATGGATGCCAAGGATTCGGAGATAGAAATGCTTAGGCAAAAGCTCTCCGTTGCAAACATGGACGCTGCGTCTGTCAACAGTGGTAGCATGGAAGAAACGGTGTCAGAGGAAAATCAAG ACTCACACATGGAGGGTTGGCTGGCAGTCCCGAGTCGCTCCAACATCAAGAAGTATGGGTGGAAGAAGAGCTATGTTGTCATCAGCAGCAGAAAGGTCCTCTTCTACAACAGTGAGGCAGACAAAATGAATTCTGCACCATCTGTAATATTAGATATAGA CAAATTATTCCATGTGCGGCCAGTGACGCAAGGTGATGTTTATAGGGCTGATGCCAAAGATGTTCCAAGAATATTCCAG ATTCTGTATGCCACTGAGGGGGAAAGTGCTATCCGGAAACCAGAGGAAGATCAGAGTCAG GACAGAGCTGGTGTTCTCTGTTACAAGGGTCATGATTTCATCCCCCTACACTTCCGCACACCCACAACGTGCGACTCCTGCAACAAGCCAGTGTGGCATATGCTACACCCACCACCAGCTCTGGAGTGCAAGA GATGTCATGTTAAAGTCCACAAAGATCATTTTGACAAGAATGAAGAGTTCATTGCATATTGTAAAG TCACATATGATTCCAGTATACAGGCAAAGGAAATGATATTGTTAGCAGAATCTTCCGAGAAACAGAAACTCTGGGTGCAACACCTCAGTAAAAAGGTCTCCAAAAAGGGTATTGTCAGTTCAGGAAATTTAGG GACGTTACGAGGCACAAAGCAGTATTCCTCCTATGGACCCCAGCAGCGAGGCCATGCCATGGCCAGCAAGTCAGCCACACTGCCAGCAAACCCTCGATCATGA